One genomic window of Micropterus dolomieu isolate WLL.071019.BEF.003 ecotype Adirondacks linkage group LG14, ASM2129224v1, whole genome shotgun sequence includes the following:
- the stx4 gene encoding syntaxin-4 isoform X1, whose amino-acid sequence MRDRTKELGNQNAETSDEDEEGKALMIKSGTSSVKEEKENESFFKKVKEIHEGLQNLKRIVSELENKQKTVLGVALPEESMKKELQTLREEIKTLAGQIQRKLKSIESKKGEEDGKYVPINVRMQRTQHGVLSKEFVELMGHCNTIQAQYRDRNVERIQRQLKITGTNVTDEELDTMLESGQTDVFTQNILIDAKATKQALNEIESRHDEILKLEKSIRDLHDMFQYLAMEVEAQGEMVNRIETNINQSSNYVEKAKDNTAKAVTYQQKARKKKIWIAICLAILILILVISLVSTFGS is encoded by the exons ATGCGGGACCGAACCAAAGAATTAGGGAAC CAGAATGCCGAGACTTCAGACGAGGACGAGGAAGGCAAAGCCTTGATGATCAAATCTGGAACCTCTTCAGtcaaagaggagaaggagaatgAATCATTCTTTAAAAAG GTTAAAGAAATTCACGAAGGGCTGCAAAATCTCAAAAGGATTGTGTCTGAGCTtgagaacaaacagaaaactgtGCTGGGTGTGGCACTGCCAGAGGAGA GTATGAAGAAAGAGCTCCAGACTCTTCGAGAAGAGATAAAAACGTTGGCGGGTCAGATCCAGAGAAAATTAAAAA GTATTGAATCGAAAAAGGGAGAGGAGGATGGAAAATATGTACCCATAAATGTTCGGATGCAGCGGACCCAG CACGGTGTCTTGTCCAAAGAGTTTGTGGAGCTGATGGGTCACTGTAACACCATCCAGGCCCAGTACAGAGACCGCAATGTGGAGAGGATACAGAGGCAACTCAAAATCA CCGGAACCAACGTGACAGACGAGGAGCTGGATACTATGCTCGAGAGTGGGCAGACGgatgttttcacacaaaat ATCCTTATTGACGCTAAAGCTACAAAGCAGGCTCTGAATGAAATTGAGTCCCGACACGATGAGATCCTGAAGCTGGAGAAGAGCATCAGAGATCTGCACGACATGTTCCAGTACCTCGCCATGGAGGTGGAGGCTCAG GGGGAGATGGTCAACCGGATTGAAACCAACATCAACCAGTCTTCAAACTATGTGGAGAAAGCAAAGGACAACACAGCGAAAGCTGTAACATATCAGCAGAAAGCACGCAAG AAAAAGATTTGGATCGCGATCTGTTTGgccatcctcatcctcatcctaGTCATCTCATTGGTCTCCACCTTCGGCTCCTAA
- the stx4 gene encoding syntaxin-4 isoform X2: MRDRTKELGNNAETSDEDEEGKALMIKSGTSSVKEEKENESFFKKVKEIHEGLQNLKRIVSELENKQKTVLGVALPEESMKKELQTLREEIKTLAGQIQRKLKSIESKKGEEDGKYVPINVRMQRTQHGVLSKEFVELMGHCNTIQAQYRDRNVERIQRQLKITGTNVTDEELDTMLESGQTDVFTQNILIDAKATKQALNEIESRHDEILKLEKSIRDLHDMFQYLAMEVEAQGEMVNRIETNINQSSNYVEKAKDNTAKAVTYQQKARKKKIWIAICLAILILILVISLVSTFGS, encoded by the exons ATGCGGGACCGAACCAAAGAATTAGGGAAC AATGCCGAGACTTCAGACGAGGACGAGGAAGGCAAAGCCTTGATGATCAAATCTGGAACCTCTTCAGtcaaagaggagaaggagaatgAATCATTCTTTAAAAAG GTTAAAGAAATTCACGAAGGGCTGCAAAATCTCAAAAGGATTGTGTCTGAGCTtgagaacaaacagaaaactgtGCTGGGTGTGGCACTGCCAGAGGAGA GTATGAAGAAAGAGCTCCAGACTCTTCGAGAAGAGATAAAAACGTTGGCGGGTCAGATCCAGAGAAAATTAAAAA GTATTGAATCGAAAAAGGGAGAGGAGGATGGAAAATATGTACCCATAAATGTTCGGATGCAGCGGACCCAG CACGGTGTCTTGTCCAAAGAGTTTGTGGAGCTGATGGGTCACTGTAACACCATCCAGGCCCAGTACAGAGACCGCAATGTGGAGAGGATACAGAGGCAACTCAAAATCA CCGGAACCAACGTGACAGACGAGGAGCTGGATACTATGCTCGAGAGTGGGCAGACGgatgttttcacacaaaat ATCCTTATTGACGCTAAAGCTACAAAGCAGGCTCTGAATGAAATTGAGTCCCGACACGATGAGATCCTGAAGCTGGAGAAGAGCATCAGAGATCTGCACGACATGTTCCAGTACCTCGCCATGGAGGTGGAGGCTCAG GGGGAGATGGTCAACCGGATTGAAACCAACATCAACCAGTCTTCAAACTATGTGGAGAAAGCAAAGGACAACACAGCGAAAGCTGTAACATATCAGCAGAAAGCACGCAAG AAAAAGATTTGGATCGCGATCTGTTTGgccatcctcatcctcatcctaGTCATCTCATTGGTCTCCACCTTCGGCTCCTAA